The proteins below come from a single Loxodonta africana isolate mLoxAfr1 chromosome 20, mLoxAfr1.hap2, whole genome shotgun sequence genomic window:
- the LOC100676321 gene encoding keratin-associated protein 20-2-like: MSYYCGNYCGGLGYGLGGLGCGYGCGYGSFRGLGCGYGSGYGGYGSGYGGYGYSCYRPCYYGRYWSSGFY, from the coding sequence ATGAGCTATTACTGCGGAAACTACTGTGGTGGTCTGGGCTACGGCCTTGGTGGCCTGGGCTGTGGCTATGGCTGTGGCTATGGTTCCTTTCGAGGTCTGGGCTGTGGCTATGGATCTGGCTACGGTGGCTACGGCTCTGGCTATGGTGGCTACGGATACAGCTGCTACCGCCCCTGCTACTATGGAAGATATTGGTCTTCTGGCTTCTACTGA